A window from Kovacikia minuta CCNUW1 encodes these proteins:
- a CDS encoding glycosyltransferase family 4 protein, with protein MRILHLLNDIRELGNGIIHVAIDLACLQAKAGHAVAVASAGGEFEALLAKYGVNHLPLNQQRTPLNLLKAANHYRQMIHTVEPDIVHAHMMTGLVLAKTLRVGTNYGLVSTVHNEFQRSAVLMGLADRVIAVSQAVADSLAKRGIPSAKLRVIRNGTLGSPRSHPSHPLPVVALQRPAITTVAGMYQRKGIAELIAAFAKIAPNFPQAQLYLVGNGPDKAQFEALANQTDVADRIHFEGFQPQPQRYLQATDIFVLASHREPFGLVLSEARESGCAIIASDVDGIPEALDGGRAGVLVPPANVDALAETIAQLLKDPEQLNAWKTKAQNNLAWTHVARVHEQTLSVYQELRGL; from the coding sequence ATGCGCATTCTCCACCTGCTCAACGACATCCGCGAACTTGGAAACGGCATCATCCATGTTGCGATCGATTTAGCGTGCTTACAGGCAAAAGCAGGTCATGCCGTTGCGGTTGCCTCAGCGGGGGGTGAATTTGAAGCCCTGTTGGCAAAGTACGGGGTGAACCACTTGCCGTTGAATCAGCAACGGACACCCCTAAATTTACTCAAAGCAGCTAACCACTACCGCCAGATGATTCACACCGTTGAGCCGGATATCGTGCATGCCCATATGATGACTGGATTAGTGCTGGCAAAAACATTGCGGGTTGGAACAAACTACGGCTTAGTTTCCACGGTGCATAATGAATTTCAGCGCAGCGCTGTTTTAATGGGACTGGCGGATCGGGTCATCGCCGTCAGTCAGGCGGTGGCTGACTCTCTGGCAAAACGAGGCATTCCATCCGCTAAGTTACGGGTGATCCGGAATGGCACGCTGGGTAGCCCCCGATCGCATCCCTCCCATCCCCTACCTGTCGTCGCCTTACAGCGTCCAGCCATTACAACGGTTGCCGGGATGTATCAGCGCAAAGGAATTGCTGAATTGATTGCGGCATTTGCTAAAATTGCGCCTAATTTTCCACAAGCGCAGTTATACCTGGTGGGAAATGGCCCCGATAAGGCACAGTTTGAAGCTCTGGCAAACCAAACAGACGTTGCTGATCGAATTCATTTTGAGGGTTTCCAACCCCAACCCCAGCGCTATTTACAAGCCACCGATATTTTTGTCCTGGCATCGCACCGGGAACCGTTTGGGTTAGTTCTCTCGGAAGCAAGGGAATCAGGATGTGCTATCATCGCGAGCGATGTTGATGGCATTCCGGAAGCATTAGACGGTGGCAGGGCTGGCGTCCTGGTTCCACCCGCTAACGTGGATGCCCTGGCAGAGACGATCGCCCAGTTACTCAAAGATCCTGAACAGTTAAACGCTTGGAAAACAAAAGCACAGAACAATTTGGCATGGACTCATGTCGCACGGGTTCATGAACAAACTCTGTCAGTCTATCAAGAGTTACGAGGGCTATAG
- a CDS encoding glycosyltransferase encodes MKLALPPTPHPTPHTPYPIAQAAASKQHLQLIQVCRGIAALLVLLFHVTQLSREKLGQPFLLNIFQFGDSGVNFFFVLSGFIVFWVHRFDMGHSQRLKTYMIKRLIRVYPLYWIITLILIPVYLFVPSFGQGYETDLFTIFQSLLLIPQTHPPILTVGWSLSYEILFYIIFALTIFLKPSIAKWVIPVWILGTLLIQSLSSITEFPFENNQLIQFVFSLHNLEFALGCLSAYLIAHLEIQAGLFYLILGVVLFAFYGANQVDQSTLAQVIGYGIPSMLIVIGAVSLNLKRSPRLPRWLPYLGDASYSIYLVHYPYLSAAIKLVLTTGLLSRLGYLPTLSLVIITAIAAGCLTYALVEKPLITFLRHKWVATPASSKPASRSVIQANQTMKILFLDQSGALGGAELCLLDIVKFYGDRALVCLFTDGPFKTQLEQQQIPVRVLATESIQVRKDSGLIQGLQSLGQLLPLVAEVVRLSRGYDLIYANTQKALVVGALASLLSGRPLVYHLHDILSTDHFSATNRRLAITLANRFAKLVIATSQAAEQAFIAAGGRSEITAVVYNGFNPNDYLPKYSDANPIRQQLGLEGQFVIGHFSRLSPWKGQHILLEALAKSPEKVTAIFVGDALYGEQEYVHQLQTQVAALGLHNRVRFLGFRSDIVFLMGACDLVVHTSTAPEPFGRVIVEAMLCGRPTIAARGGGVMEIIEPGVNGWLVPPGDAESLAAIIAHCHDHPAEAIAIARTAQTQARQRFHLTTIHQQLDQLLNQRVWGGGWGEMEVGEMGEMGIERLRYYAYRSASLFAEPASLFAEPASLFTPPASLFTQPASQFAQPASLFSKPTSLRANIACAHPPHPTPHTPSPKDKPMNTPLTTPPSIAIFLPALEGGGAERAMLHLAQGFADRGIKTDLVLAQAEGAYLSQVPSSIRIVDLNAKSPVIVSKTLALRRYLQQEQPSILMSALDIFGAAVWAQRLANVPTRTVMCVQTNLSQQFRDHQPHTIGRIRPMMVRWFYPQANQIIAASRGVAEDVSRMTGIPSEKIRLIYNPVVTPEVLAKMAEPLAHPWFAPSEPPVILGVGRLVSQKDFFTLIKAFALLRQRRPARLMILGEGEDRPKLESLIHDLGLESEVALPGFAENPYAYMAQASVFALSSVFEGFGNVVAEAIAAGTPVVSTDCDSGPAEILANGRYGKLVPVGDAPALAEAIATTLEQPIDAAILKQRAQDFFLDRVVEQYLGVMGCGVCGGERREAEEDREDGEEHPIKIPLVPSPQSSLKT; translated from the coding sequence ATGAAACTCGCCCTCCCCCCCACCCCACACCCCACACCCCACACCCCCTACCCGATCGCCCAGGCAGCCGCTTCCAAACAGCACTTGCAGTTAATCCAGGTTTGTCGTGGTATTGCAGCCCTGCTGGTGTTGCTGTTTCATGTCACCCAACTGAGCCGGGAAAAGTTAGGTCAACCATTTCTATTGAATATTTTTCAGTTTGGGGATTCTGGCGTTAATTTCTTTTTTGTCTTAAGTGGGTTCATCGTCTTTTGGGTACATCGCTTTGATATGGGGCACTCTCAGCGATTAAAAACCTATATGATCAAGCGATTGATTCGGGTTTACCCTCTGTACTGGATCATCACGCTGATCTTGATTCCGGTTTACCTCTTTGTTCCCAGCTTTGGACAGGGATATGAAACCGATTTGTTCACCATTTTTCAATCCCTATTACTGATTCCCCAAACACATCCCCCCATCTTGACTGTGGGATGGTCTTTAAGCTATGAGATTCTGTTTTACATCATTTTTGCTTTAACGATTTTTTTGAAGCCATCCATTGCTAAATGGGTGATTCCTGTCTGGATTTTAGGAACACTCCTGATTCAATCTCTCAGCTCCATCACTGAGTTCCCGTTTGAAAACAACCAACTGATTCAATTCGTATTCAGCTTACATAATTTAGAATTTGCTTTGGGTTGCCTGTCTGCTTATTTGATCGCGCATCTTGAAATTCAAGCAGGTCTTTTCTATCTAATTCTGGGAGTTGTTTTATTTGCATTTTATGGAGCGAATCAGGTTGATCAGTCAACGCTTGCTCAGGTCATTGGATATGGTATTCCCTCAATGTTAATTGTGATCGGGGCGGTCTCTCTTAATCTAAAGCGATCGCCCCGGTTACCTCGATGGCTTCCCTACCTGGGTGATGCGTCCTATTCCATTTACCTGGTTCATTATCCCTACCTATCCGCAGCAATTAAGCTCGTGCTGACGACGGGTTTATTGAGCCGCCTGGGTTACCTACCAACCCTAAGTTTGGTCATTATTACGGCGATCGCGGCAGGTTGCCTCACCTATGCGTTGGTCGAAAAACCACTCATCACTTTTTTGCGTCACAAATGGGTTGCCACACCCGCTTCCAGCAAACCTGCCTCACGTTCTGTTATCCAGGCAAATCAAACGATGAAAATTCTGTTTTTAGATCAGAGTGGTGCATTGGGAGGAGCGGAGTTATGTTTGCTCGATATTGTCAAGTTCTATGGCGATCGTGCCCTGGTCTGTCTATTCACAGATGGTCCCTTCAAAACCCAACTGGAACAGCAGCAAATTCCCGTTCGAGTGTTGGCAACGGAATCCATTCAAGTTCGAAAAGACAGCGGTTTAATCCAAGGTTTGCAAAGTCTTGGTCAACTACTGCCGCTGGTTGCTGAGGTGGTTCGTCTGAGTCGGGGCTATGACTTGATTTATGCCAATACCCAAAAGGCACTGGTCGTTGGGGCACTGGCAAGCCTGCTCAGTGGCCGTCCGCTGGTTTACCACCTGCACGATATTCTTTCAACCGATCACTTCAGTGCCACCAATCGTCGCTTAGCCATAACGTTAGCCAATCGCTTTGCCAAATTGGTGATTGCCACTTCCCAGGCGGCTGAGCAGGCGTTTATTGCGGCGGGTGGACGCTCAGAAATCACGGCAGTTGTGTATAACGGGTTTAACCCCAATGACTATCTGCCCAAATACTCGGATGCCAACCCGATTCGGCAGCAGCTTGGGTTGGAGGGACAATTTGTGATCGGTCATTTCAGCCGCCTGTCTCCCTGGAAGGGACAACACATTTTGCTAGAAGCTCTGGCTAAAAGCCCCGAAAAAGTGACCGCCATCTTTGTCGGCGATGCCCTCTATGGCGAGCAGGAGTATGTCCACCAGCTTCAAACCCAGGTGGCAGCGTTGGGCTTGCACAATCGAGTCCGCTTCCTGGGTTTTCGTTCCGATATTGTGTTCCTGATGGGTGCCTGCGATCTCGTTGTTCACACCTCAACGGCTCCCGAACCCTTTGGGCGGGTGATTGTGGAAGCGATGCTGTGTGGGCGTCCCACCATTGCCGCCAGGGGGGGAGGGGTGATGGAAATCATTGAGCCTGGAGTCAACGGTTGGCTTGTTCCACCAGGGGATGCAGAATCGCTGGCAGCGATCATTGCCCACTGCCATGATCACCCCGCTGAAGCGATCGCGATCGCCCGCACAGCTCAAACCCAGGCTCGCCAGCGCTTCCATTTGACTACAATTCATCAACAGCTGGATCAACTGCTGAATCAGAGGGTGTGGGGTGGGGGGTGGGGGGAGATGGAGGTGGGGGAGATGGGGGAGATGGGGATTGAACGCCTAAGATACTATGCGTACAGGTCAGCTTCCCTTTTTGCTGAACCAGCTTCCCTTTTTGCTGAGCCAGCTTCCCTTTTCACTCCGCCAGCTTCCCTTTTTACTCAGCCAGCCTCCCAATTTGCTCAGCCAGCTTCTCTTTTTAGTAAGCCAACCTCCCTAAGAGCCAACATAGCCTGCGCCCATCCCCCACACCCCACACCCCACACCCCATCCCCAAAGGACAAACCCATGAACACCCCCCTCACCACACCCCCCTCGATCGCCATTTTTCTGCCCGCTCTGGAAGGAGGTGGGGCAGAACGAGCCATGTTGCATCTGGCGCAGGGATTTGCAGACCGGGGAATTAAAACCGATCTGGTCTTGGCACAGGCGGAGGGCGCTTACCTGAGCCAGGTACCCAGCTCGATCCGGATTGTGGACTTAAACGCCAAATCCCCGGTCATCGTGTCCAAAACCCTGGCACTGCGGCGTTATCTGCAACAGGAGCAGCCCTCGATTCTGATGTCTGCCCTGGACATTTTTGGGGCTGCGGTCTGGGCACAGCGGTTAGCAAACGTGCCCACTCGAACCGTGATGTGCGTTCAAACGAACCTGTCCCAGCAGTTTCGGGATCACCAACCGCATACGATCGGGCGCATCAGACCAATGATGGTGCGCTGGTTTTACCCCCAGGCGAATCAAATTATTGCAGCTTCCAGGGGGGTGGCAGAAGATGTATCCCGCATGACCGGAATCCCATCCGAAAAGATTCGCCTCATCTACAATCCGGTTGTGACACCGGAAGTTTTGGCAAAGATGGCAGAGCCGCTGGCGCATCCCTGGTTTGCCCCCTCAGAACCGCCTGTGATTCTGGGAGTAGGAAGGTTGGTCAGCCAGAAGGACTTCTTCACCCTGATTAAAGCCTTTGCCTTGTTACGGCAGCGCCGTCCTGCCCGACTGATGATTCTGGGTGAAGGCGAAGACCGTCCTAAACTGGAGAGCCTGATCCACGACCTGGGTTTAGAGTCCGAGGTTGCCCTCCCCGGATTTGCTGAAAATCCCTATGCCTATATGGCTCAGGCATCCGTGTTTGCGCTCTCCTCCGTATTTGAGGGATTTGGCAACGTGGTCGCCGAAGCGATCGCCGCCGGAACCCCCGTGGTCTCGACCGACTGCGACAGCGGTCCCGCCGAAATTTTGGCAAATGGCAGATACGGCAAGCTGGTTCCTGTGGGGGATGCCCCAGCCCTGGCAGAGGCGATCGCCACCACCCTGGAACAGCCCATCGATGCGGCAATCCTGAAACAGCGAGCGCAGGATTTCTTTCTCGATCGAGTGGTCGAGCAATACCTGGGGGTGATGGGGTGTGGGGTGTGCGGTGGGGAGCGTAGAGAAGCTGAGGAGGATAGGGAAGATGGGGAAGAGCATCCGATCAAAATTCCTTTAGTTCCCAGTCCTCAGTCCTCACTCAAAACCTAA